A segment of the Georgenia sp. M64 genome:
CGTCGCGAACGGGTCGGTGGACCGCGACGGCGAGCGAACGCTCACCGTCCTGGCCGAGCGACTGTCCGAGGGTGTGCTCGACCACCCGCAGCCGGCGCTCGTCACCGGGCCGGCGGCGCGCCTCCACGGGGATCTCTGGGGCGGGAACGTCCTGTGGGCGGCGGCCCCCGGGGGCCGGGTGCGCGGCACGCTCATCGACCCGGCCGCCCACGGTGGCCACGCGGAGTCCGACCTCGCCCAGCTGGCGGTCTTCGGGGTGCCGCACCGGGAGCGGATCGTCGCGGCCTACGAGGAGGTCTCCCCGTTCGCACCCGGCCGGGTCGAGCGGGTGGGCCTGCACCAGCTCCACATGCTGATCGTGCACGCCGCCCTCTTCGGCGGTGGGTACGGGCGCCGGACCGTCGCGGTGGCCGCCCGGTACCTGTGAGGCACCGGGCGGTCCGCGCTGTCAGGCGCGGGACCGTCAGGCGCGGGGCTGGCGCTCGGCCCAGTCGCCGAGCGCGACGCGCGGCCCGGTGTAGAACGGGATCTCCTCACGCACGTGCCGGCGCGCACCCACGGGCCGCAGGTCGCGCATGAGGTCGACGATGCGGTGCAGCTCGGCCGCCTCGAACGCCAGGATCCACTCGTAGTCGCCCAGCGCGAACGCGGAGACGGTGTTGGCGCGCACGTCCGGGTAGTCCCGGGCGGCCATGCCGTGCTCGCGGAGCATGTCGCGCCGCTCCTCCTCCGGCAGGAGGTACCACTCGTACGACCGCACGAACGGGTACACGCACAGGTAGGCGCCGGGGTCCTCGCCGGCCAGGTACGCCGGGACGTGCCGCTTGTTGAACTCGGCCGGCCGGTGCAGTCCCACGACGGACCACACCGGCGCGAGGTGCGCGCCGAGGCCGGAGGCGAGGAGCCGGTGGTAGGCGTCCTGGACGGCCTCGACGGTCGGGGCGTGCCACCACACCATGAGGTCGGCGTCCGCGCGGAGCCCCGCGACGTCGTAGAAGCCCCGCAGCACCACGCCGGCCCCGGCGACGGCGGCCTCGGCGTCGGCGACGAGCGCCGACCGCTCGGCCGCGTCGTCGGGCAGGGGCTCGGCCGTGGCGAAGACCGACCACATCGTGTAGTCGATGCCGGCGTTGATGGTCTCGACGTCGGCGCCCTCGCCGATCCGTGCGGGGCTGGGCTGGCTCATGGGTCGGGCTCCTCGGGAAGGGTCGTGGTGGTCGGGTCGCCTCAGACGGCGGCGCGGGTGTCGGCCGGCGCGTCGTCCTGGCAGGCGGCGGGGACGCCGCTGTCGACGCCGGCCCGCAGGCGGCAGCACCCCGGCCGGCAGACGTCGCGCCACGGGCCGAGCGCCCCGACGGCGACCCGCTCGGGTGCGTCGCCCCGCACGGAGGCCGCACGCTCGAGCAGGAGGTCGGCCAGGCCCGCGACGAACTCCGGCGCCGTGCCCACCGTGGCGGCGCGCTCCATGCGCAGCCCCAGCTCGTCGGCGGTCTCGCGCGCCTCGACGTCGAGGTCGTAGATGACCTCCATGTGGTCGGAGATGAAGCCGATCGGGGCCACGACCGCCGCCTCGGCGCCGTCGGCGTGCAGGGCGGTGAGCGTGCGGCTGACGTCGGGCTCGAGCCACGGTGTCACGGCGGTGCCGGAACGGGAGCAGTACGCCAGCTCCCAGGGCACCGGGCGGCCCAGCCGCTCGCCCACCTCCTTGGCGACGAGACCGGCGACGTCGAGGTGCTGAGCGGAATAGCTCGCGGCCGTCTCCACGCCCGAGCCCACCTCCATGGGGGTGGGGATGGAGTGGGTCACGAAGACCAGCGGTGCGGCCGGCCGGGGCCGTCGCCGCCCGTCACCGGCGGCGTCGCCCTCGCTGTCACCGCCACCGTCGCCATCGCCGAGGCGCTCGTACGCGGCGGCCACCGCCTCGACGTTCGCGGCGACGAAGCCCGGGTGGTTGAAGTAGGCGCGGACCTTGTCCACCTCGAGCTCGCGACCCTCCGCCGCGAGCGCGGCGAGCGAGGCGGCGATGTTCTCGCGGTACTGCCGGCAGCCCGAGTACGACCCGTAGGCGCTGGTGACGAGCGTGAGCACCCGGCGCGCGCCGGAGGCGTGCAGCTCACGCAGGGTGTCGGTGAGGAACGGGTCCC
Coding sequences within it:
- a CDS encoding fructosamine kinase family protein; translation: MDTFLKRDPGQAGATGFEAAGLRWLTEAPGGADVVTIVDEGPGWLETRRLTESAPGAADAEAFGRALARTHAAGAPHLGCRPPGWSGNGYMGRAPLPLRDAPSGSDAARAPSGNSSGSWGEFYAADRVLPYLPAAVANGSVDRDGERTLTVLAERLSEGVLDHPQPALVTGPAARLHGDLWGGNVLWAAAPGGRVRGTLIDPAAHGGHAESDLAQLAVFGVPHRERIVAAYEEVSPFAPGRVERVGLHQLHMLIVHAALFGGGYGRRTVAVAARYL
- the hemQ gene encoding hydrogen peroxide-dependent heme synthase, with translation MSQPSPARIGEGADVETINAGIDYTMWSVFATAEPLPDDAAERSALVADAEAAVAGAGVVLRGFYDVAGLRADADLMVWWHAPTVEAVQDAYHRLLASGLGAHLAPVWSVVGLHRPAEFNKRHVPAYLAGEDPGAYLCVYPFVRSYEWYLLPEEERRDMLREHGMAARDYPDVRANTVSAFALGDYEWILAFEAAELHRIVDLMRDLRPVGARRHVREEIPFYTGPRVALGDWAERQPRA
- a CDS encoding ferrochelatase → MPSLSPYDAVLLLSFGGPEKPEDVVPFLRNVTAGRGIPDERLAEVGEHYYHFGGRSPINDQNKALLAALQADLAGRGVDTPVVWGNRNWDPFLTDTLRELHASGARRVLTLVTSAYGSYSGCRQYRENIAASLAALAAEGRELEVDKVRAYFNHPGFVAANVEAVAAAYERLGDGDGGGDSEGDAAGDGRRRPRPAAPLVFVTHSIPTPMEVGSGVETAASYSAQHLDVAGLVAKEVGERLGRPVPWELAYCSRSGTAVTPWLEPDVSRTLTALHADGAEAAVVAPIGFISDHMEVIYDLDVEARETADELGLRMERAATVGTAPEFVAGLADLLLERAASVRGDAPERVAVGALGPWRDVCRPGCCRLRAGVDSGVPAACQDDAPADTRAAV